The window GCAGAGATATCATCACTGTATCCAATCAAATAAAGGGACCTAAAATGTAAGGGGAATTGAAATTCCAAGCCCTCATTTTTCACAGAAGCAGCATACGTAATCTCACAGGTAAGGTAAGAGCGTAGAGGACATTTGGCTAATGTAAGTCAACCTGTCACACActtcctgtctgtccctgtgtcttTGCTCTTTTCCACTTGCAATGCACGTCTGCTTGTAAGGTATCACCAGGCTATGGGTGTCACCAACGCACTGCACTTGTGGGGAGTTAGCTAGTGGGCCTAGCATTAGCCACATAGCATCCTTATATTCAATGCTGACACACAGACATAGCCTGAAGGGCCATTTGGTTATGCTCAGGGGAGTGGTTGCTGTGTCAGTCATTTGCAGGGGCAGCTAAAGAGCGCACTTAGTGTCCTCTCTTTCCCACAGCGACCATGTGGGGAGTGACATGATACTGTACAAGAACCTGGACAACATATAACATTTCAAAGCCATTTCCTAATTGTTTCCAGGCCAAGGTCGATAGCCTATATGGAAGCAATCCCTGCTTTCAAACTTTTTTTCATCCTCAGATTGTGAAACATTAAAGTGTTAAGTAAACTTGACCCAGGGGGGTGGCTAATTCATTGGGAAATAGCTGTGGTTCATCCATTCAGTACCATATCAGTGACAGTCAATGCATTTCCTTCTACTTGAATGGCCACCACATGTTAACATAGTTTTAGCACAGCGCTGAGCCAGCCAAACACTGAACAATAACACTCATTGTCTGTTTACATGTTAGTGAAAACATTAAATGATCCTGTGGCTTGAAGCCGAGAGCCCTATGACTTCCAATAAGTTCATGACCTACACAGTACCATTAGATAAACCAtagcctacagtgccttcggaaagtattcagaccccttgaatttttacacaattagttacgttacagccttattctaaaatggattaaataaataaaaaatctcattaatctacacacaataccccataatgacgaaggggaaaacaggtttttagaaatatttgcaaatttaTACAAAAAAACTAGCAGCAATGCCTTAtctacgtaagtattcagacgctttgctatgagacttgaaattgagctcaagtgcatcctgtttccattgatcatccttcagatgtttctacaacttgattggagtccacctgtgggaaatgcaattgattggacatgatttggaaaggacacacctgtctatagacaggtcccacagttgacagtgcatgtcagagaaaaaaacaagccatgaggtcgaagaaattgttcGTAggtctcagagacaggattgtgccgaggaacagatctgggaaaTGGtaccagcattgaaggtccccaagaacacagcggcctccatcattcctaaatggaagaagttaggaaaccaccaagactcttcctagtgctggtcacccggccaaactaagcaatcaggggagaagggccttttttcagggaggtaaccaagaacctgatgattactcagacagagctctagagttcctctgtggagatgggagaacaatgcaaaaggacaaccatctctgcagcactccaccaatcatgcctttatggtagagtggccagacggcagccactcttcagtaaaatgcacatgacagcacacttggagtttgccaaaaggcacctaaaggactctcaggccatgacaaacaagattctctggtctgatgaaaccagaatgccaagcatcacgtctggagtaaacctggACCTATccccaagcatggtggtggcagcatcatgctgtggggatgtttttcagtggcagggacttggagacaagtcaggatcgaggcaaagatgaacagagaaaagtacagaaagatccttgatgaaaacctgctccagagcaatcaggacctcagactggggtgaaggttaatcttaaaacaggacaacaacccaaaataCACAGGCAAAACAGcgctggagtggcttcgggacaagtctctgaatgtccttgagtggaacagccagagcccggacttgaacccgatcgaacatctctggagaaacctgaaaatagctgtgcagcaacgctccccatccaacctgacagagcttgggaggatctgcagagaagaatgggagaaactccccaaatacgggtgtgccaagcttatagcgtcacacccaagaagactcgatgctgtaatcgctgccaaagatgcttcaacaaagtactgagtaaagggtctgaatacttctgcaaatgtgatattttattttttataaattagcaacatttctaaaaacctgttgttgCTGTGTatttatggggtatcgtgtgtagattgatgaggggaaacaaccattttatcaattttagaataaggctgtagagtaataaaatgtggaaaaagtcaacgagtctgaatactttccgaaggcactgtctATCAACTCCTACCGATAAAGATTAATGATTTGTTTGCATTGCATAAACTTTTAAAGGAAGCTGAACTCCATTGTCACCACCAAAGAGTTCTACTGCATAAGTTCGAAAACAACTACAACTCTCAAAGTCGGGCGTTTCGGTGCTGTAACCAGCAGCACATCCCCTACTAGAAAAAAAACACCATGCTTTGCTAAAAGCTAGTTTTGTCATTCAAGCACATTTAATGGTTAAAACTTGGAAATACatcatggattcattgtgatccAATAAGACTGATATTATTGAAATATGCATAGATATTGTTGAGCAACAGAACACTATACAAACAAATAGCATCTCTGCTTATATACAGGCTTTGAAAGAAAGggtaaaacaaatgtttttttcccaTAGTTAATATAATCCAATCATCAAAGGAGACATTCTTCTCACTTCTTATTTTGGTCAACATGAAAAAATGCACAAAGGGCCGATTGAAGTGTGAGTTTTTCccattattcaaatcaaatccatgTAGACCACTTGAGTTAGCATTAAACTTACAGTAACGTTAGGTACTGTAATTAGTGTGGTTCATATCTGTAACTTCATTGGAAACAAGCAGAGTTATAAATCATATAAAAACGatgttttctctctgtcacaAAGGATCAGCTCACAGAAAGGGGGAGTTAAGTCATCCGAAGAAAAAGAGTGTTGGATGTTTTTTCTTTACTTTATtagtacagtaatagtgtggaataatatcctataatatatagatatatacatacatatatatatatatatagatatagatatatatagatatatatatatatatattggcctATATAAATGTATAATTTCATATATCATTTAAAAAGAATTGAACACAGTTGAATGCACCTCAGAACTCAGAACCTAGGTAATTATGAGGTAGACATCAATAATGGTATTTCCACCCTCAACAGTTTTTATACAGCTTAAATTACTCTTATCAATGTAAGAAATATATGATTATCATGAAACTCTGTACATCACAATTAATAAAATTATTATAGAATAGATATTATAACGATTTGAGTGCATTTAAAGTATGTACATGTACAAAGAAATGCATTTTGTCATTTCTTCATTCGTTGCACTTGTAAAGTTTTAACTATACACATATTTACAGCTCAAATAACGAACAGCAGTGCATTCAAAGCTAATGTGCATTTAAATATCTCGTTTGCGAGTCTTTTCTAGTCAGTCGATTTATCACGAAAAAGGCGCTCCTCCTGACTACATGACATTGCCGCAGTCAGTTGAGGAAGTGCCTTTTGTAAGATGCGTTGGAGAAGCAAATGTTTGTCTTGATTATTTATCGTGGCCTCCGGTGTCCCCACGTGCTCCTGTGCGCAACCGGGTCCAACTGCCTTTCAGTGTGCCTTCAGCAAGTCATCGAGATACAGTCAGCTGTAAAATGACAGGCACAATATGAATGCCTATGTCCATAGAGTCCATGTTTAGAATCGTCTGTTAACTAAAGTCTTGCATTCGTTTCCCGCCGGCTGTGGTGACTCGAGCGCGCACTCCATTCGGTTGAAACAGGGCGCACAGACACATCTCTTGTAGGCATACCTGCGTTATCTCTTTTCCTCAGAGCCCATTGTGTGTTTGGTAGATTACATTCACCttttggagagagaaagggagggagagagagagacagagagacagagagagagagagagagagagagagagagagagagagaaatatatttgagagagagaaattggagagagagagggtggggggggggctaggGCCGATTGATAACGCATCAGAAGAGCTCGATAGTTTCAGCTGGATGCTGGCAGTGAGCCTGGAAACACCCGCTACAAATGAGTCCTCTTTGCAAGACCGCTGCAGGGAACTGCAACAATGCACAAGGGCTATCCCGTGACTGCGGCCTAGTTTGAACAGGTGCATTCCACTGTGCCCATTTCGGACGTAATTCACTGATGGAAGACCAACAATTCCAAGTCTGCTCAGAAAAGAACAAATGATAGCCTATCACTAGCCTGTCGATAGCCACTCCTCTCCTGCGGACTAATGGTTTATAACGAACTGTCTATCCATGTCGGGGCTTCGCGAAACAATAGACTATGCAATTGAGAAACACATCATATGGACGGCAATGTAGACTAGGAGGAGTATGTATTAGTTTAACACAACAATTGGACAGATAAGGCTATGTGAGATtgtactgagtttaaatgtgacCAACACAAATATGCTTGCATAGGCCCACACTGCAAATAATGTCTCTCGTGGATCCCTTTTGAGTGAAGTTTAGGCGCACCATGATATGGCAAGAACGCATGGGTCTATATGCTTAAGATATGCCACAGCTTTCATATCCTGACCTGGGCCGACTGACTTATCTTTGTTTTTACGGGGTTTAAATACGTTCAAGTGTCGCAGAAGAAAAGGACGCTACCTGCAGCCACACTGCTCTACCACCATGTCCTCGTACTGTTTGTACACAACGTTATTGCCCGAGTCTATGTAAAGAATGCTGATGGGACTTAGTTTAGTGGGAACACAACAGCTAGGAGGTGTGCTATTGGGGTCCATTGAATTCATGAGAGTTTGAATGATGGCATGGTTAGTTGGCTCTAAATGCGACCTCAAAGGGAAGTCGCACACGCCCTCGCAGTGGTACGCTTCGTAATCCAATGGCGCAATGATCCAGTCATCCCACCCTAGCTCTTTGAAATTAACGTGCAGAGCCTTTTTACTGCATCTAGATTTGGACTTTTTGCCATGTCTTTTCCCATGCCGATTGTTCAATGCAGTCCTCCGTCGGCGCCTGGCTTTGAACCGCAGGCCCCTCTCCTCCTCCGACCTGCTCCCCGATCCGCGCGACTTGATCTTCTCTTTCATTTCGTTGAACAGGTTCTCCCTTTTCTTGGACCTGGTGTAAACCACCAAGATGGCCTTCTCTTGCTGGTTTCGACCGGTTCTGTCAAATCCCATCTGTTTTAAATCGATTTCCATTTCTGATTTACCAAGAGTGCCCTTGAGCTGGAGACAAAGCTGGCTCCCCTGGGCAGAGTGATGCCGGTTTTTAAACATTTCCCACACGTCCAAAACCTCCCATCCTGGTTTTCGGGAATCCAGAGGATCAAGGGATCTGGAATCCAGTAGCCGTTCTGATCGACAGGAGAGTAATTGAATGTCATAGAGACCTGTCGGGGATGTTTGCAAATCCCCGGGCACTTTTCTAAATATCCTTAATTCAGCTCCAACCAACTCCTCTTTGTCTGAAAGGGTTGAGACATCAAACAGATACTTTTGTCTTCGCAAAGGAGAGTGCAAGAGATCGTCTGcaagataaaaataaataattgcagTCAGATTCACTTAGGGTGTACAGTgttcaggagagggagggaggaggagggttcaCATTCTCACAAAGAGGCCAGATCCACTGGCCTTCTCTCTTGTTTTTCTGTGCCCACTCCAATGTCGAGCTGAGACAAACTACGACTGACACGTCATCAAATTAGATTTTAAAAAAGGTATCGTAGTTGGCTATTTGATATAATTTCTGAGCAGAAAGGGTGATTTTCATTTTGGTACTGTACAATAAACCATCTTCACTCTTAACATCAATAATCAACAGGTGCAAACTTATCAAAACAACTACCATAATAATCAATTATTTAGATTAGCCCATTATGCCTAATATGATGAGGTGTCACCTGTTTGAATCAACTTTATTTCCATGAAACTCAGATATAATTGTTGAGACAGTAGCCTGAATATTGTAGGCTAAGCCTATGATCACAATACAACAGCAGGCAATTacatatttatctctctctctctctctctctctctctctctctctctctctctctctctctctctctctctctcctttttgatTTTATACATTTTCGATGCGCAAAATACCGTTCAGTAGCCTATATTCCTATACTTTTGCCCTGTACTTTAAATGGTGTCACTTTTTATTATTAGAACAGAATCGAAATATAGCCTGTGTCATTTAATTATTATTGGGAGAGAAATGTGAAATTCAGAAGCAAATCTTATCAATCATTTGAAATGTTAATTATATTAGGCTATTGTTTTCTAATAACACCTCAAATGAATCCCGTCTGAGAATACTTTTCTTTTTCAATGTAGGCCTATCACCACTAAACGAAGAGCCTGATTAAATTAGTGAATATTTTATCAAACAAGTTTATTCATTATTCTTTGctttggaaaaataatttctgaaACGATTATCAAAGTTGTGAAGCAAAGAAACGAGGGGCCTAGTGACATGACGGAAGGGGATTCTGCCAGACTCAACCGACCAAAGGCGACATAGGCTACTGTACACTCAACTGAACAATACAGAATTAATACATTATTCCCTGCTCGAGACCCACGAGGCCAAGGCCACACATATTTGATCCCAACGAGTCAATGTGCTCTCATATAAGTTAGAATATTGTTCATTTCTTCTGTGAAGGGTATACCGGCGGTATgcagtgttttatttttatatctaAAACCCAAGATTTCATAAAATAcattatagtttttttttaacacaGAACTTTTGATTTTCCTCATCTTTCATCAGTCAAATATAAATATACTTAGGAATAATAGGGTAAATACTCAAATAGGCTGAAGTAAAAAGGCTACCATGAACAAATTATTTCCCCAAACTAAATGCGATTTTCTTTAGCAATTCACGATAACAGGAATATACTCGGCCTACATAAAACAGATCAATCTGTGGTGTTCTGAAATATCAACCAAATGTGATTCCGTTTAATATTTGTCCATCAAATTAAATGGactaaaaacattttatttaataaaAACAACAACTCTTGTTAGCCTGTTCTAGGCCTAAACAATTGCGCCCTGTGTGTAGGCTATTAATCTATTACTCCAATATAGATGCCATAtatcaaaataatattttattcTAAATAGATATTTGAACATGGTTGCCAGAACTTTCCCCCCTCTGTGAACCCTGCAGAGTTTAATAGTAAAAGTAGAGTGAAACCTTGTGTTTGTTTCAGTAACTTTGCACGTATGGTCTACATTAAGTTTTTTTATAAGACCTCAAACAAATCGTATACAAGGTCACCAAATAATTAACAGTTCTGAATTCCCCTCTTCCTCATTAAAATACTTACCCGCTTATATTTAATTTCCTCTTGCCAACGACAACACTCCCGGTTCAAAAGTGCTTGGCCTGATTATGCTGATTTAAGTTACAGCGGGAATCTGTTTAA of the Oncorhynchus clarkii lewisi isolate Uvic-CL-2024 chromosome 3, UVic_Ocla_1.0, whole genome shotgun sequence genome contains:
- the LOC139405958 gene encoding growth/differentiation factor 6-A-like, encoding MDAFQVLSLYLLLLFIWNIPCFQSAAIISPSMPRRNKGVKILHDGQRSTTFLKEIFASSPMLSRHREDFNKDAIVPHDYMLSIYRTYSAAERLGLNASFFRSSKSANTITSFVDRGTDDLLHSPLRRQKYLFDVSTLSDKEELVGAELRIFRKVPGDLQTSPTGLYDIQLLSCRSERLLDSRSLDPLDSRKPGWEVLDVWEMFKNRHHSAQGSQLCLQLKGTLGKSEMEIDLKQMGFDRTGRNQQEKAILVVYTRSKKRENLFNEMKEKIKSRGSGSRSEEERGLRFKARRRRRTALNNRHGKRHGKKSKSRCSKKALHVNFKELGWDDWIIAPLDYEAYHCEGVCDFPLRSHLEPTNHAIIQTLMNSMDPNSTPPSCCVPTKLSPISILYIDSGNNVVYKQYEDMVVEQCGCR